From Brachyhypopomus gauderio isolate BG-103 unplaced genomic scaffold, BGAUD_0.2 sc40, whole genome shotgun sequence, one genomic window encodes:
- the LOC143485868 gene encoding uncharacterized protein LOC143485868, which translates to MESENGSRYHRPRMSTVTPSFCKQNVRAALCSKPGGKGILEEYEKTSTISDISVNNVGSSMETFLKEIGPNQPFLLGVGERSNCIQDFYIILDQKAIPCRMQTPVAAFDELFKAHYAFAVSYDDALSIFFIFIQSTVYGIDVGKVKESPRVKEI; encoded by the exons ATGGAGTCAGAAAATGGGTCAAGGTACCACAGGCCGAGGATGAGTACAGTTACTCCCAGTTTTTGCAAGCAG AATGTTagagctgctctgtgttcaaaGCCTGGTGGAAAAGGAATACTAGAAGAGTACGAGAAAACAAGCACCATCAGTGATATATCAGTGAATAAT GTGGGATCAAGCATGGAGACCTTCCTTAAAGAAATTGGCCCCAATCAGCCCTTTCTGCTCGGTGTCGGAGAAAGAAGCAACTGCATCCAGGACTTCTACATCATCCTGGACCAGAAGGCCATTCCCTGCAGGATGCAGACCCCGGTTGCTGCCTTTGATGAGCTCTTCAAGGCGCATTATGCTTTTGCTGTGTCGTATGATGATGCCCTGTCCatcttcttcatcttcatccaATCCACTGTTTATGGCATTGACGTTGGCAAAGTGAAAGAAAGTCCTAGGGTAAAAGAAATCTGA